The following coding sequences are from one Campylobacter sp. RM16187 window:
- a CDS encoding tRNA 2-thiocytidine biosynthesis TtcA family protein, whose translation MIELSKKLLRIVGQTNAKYKMFEEGDKILLALSGGKDSMTLAHLLKHFCSVSPLNWQFEAVTVTYGIGENLELIKEHFKLHEIPYKIIDTQIFEFGREKIRENTTFCSFCSRMRRGYLYTYALENGFNKIAIAHHLDDAAESFFMNFTYNGALRTLAPRYKAENGLDIIRPLILVRERQIRDCAIKNELPLMNEEESCPAKQYGGKSPRARAETKAMLANLESENPKFFVSLKAAFENVHLDTFFGADE comes from the coding sequence ATGATAGAGCTTAGCAAAAAGCTCCTTCGCATAGTCGGTCAGACGAATGCGAAATACAAGATGTTTGAAGAGGGCGATAAAATTTTACTCGCCCTAAGCGGTGGCAAGGATAGCATGACACTTGCCCACTTGCTTAAGCATTTTTGCTCGGTAAGTCCGCTTAATTGGCAGTTTGAAGCAGTTACTGTGACTTACGGTATAGGTGAAAATCTTGAACTTATAAAAGAGCATTTTAAACTACACGAAATTCCTTACAAAATTATTGACACTCAAATTTTTGAATTTGGCAGAGAGAAAATTCGTGAAAATACGACATTTTGCAGCTTTTGCAGTCGTATGCGTAGGGGCTATCTCTACACTTATGCTCTTGAAAACGGCTTTAATAAAATTGCGATCGCTCATCATCTTGACGATGCGGCAGAGAGTTTTTTCATGAATTTTACTTATAACGGCGCGCTTAGGACTTTGGCTCCAAGATATAAGGCTGAAAATGGGCTTGATATCATTAGGCCTCTTATACTTGTGCGAGAGCGTCAAATTCGCGACTGTGCGATTAAAAATGAGCTTCCCTTGATGAATGAAGAAGAGAGCTGCCCTGCTAAACAATACGGCGGCAAATCGCCTCGCGCAAGAGCTGAAACCAAAGCGATGCTAGCAAATTTGGAGAGTGAGAATCCTAAATTTTTTGTCTCTTTAAAGGCTGCGTTTGAAAATGTTCATTTGGATACATTTTTTGGCGCTGATGAATAA
- the recO gene encoding recombination protein RecO — MQGYIIHTQKVKDEDMIVYLLTSNSLIKCYRFYGARHPSIMQGYKIDFELVESANFLPHLRSVLHLGFSWLILRERLIIWQQFMRLFYTHLKDVENIDEIYFQEIEICAQRLLKQNPKRLIIEAYVRILEHEGRLHDEPTCFVCDEKIEGFISLTRGFLPSHPNCFGNLNLNFEKIQHLFKKKSTILLDDREVNELYSIVLQGF; from the coding sequence ATGCAAGGCTACATAATCCACACGCAAAAAGTCAAAGATGAGGATATGATCGTCTATCTTTTGACTTCAAATTCGCTTATTAAATGCTACAGGTTTTACGGAGCGCGCCATCCTAGTATCATGCAAGGATACAAAATAGATTTTGAGCTTGTAGAGAGCGCAAATTTTTTGCCTCACCTTAGAAGCGTGCTACACCTTGGTTTTAGCTGGCTGATTTTACGAGAGCGCCTAATAATTTGGCAGCAATTTATGCGATTATTTTACACACACTTAAAGGATGTAGAGAATATTGATGAGATATACTTTCAAGAGATTGAAATTTGTGCCCAAAGACTCTTAAAACAAAATCCGAAACGCCTTATTATAGAGGCTTATGTGCGAATTTTAGAGCATGAAGGAAGGCTTCACGATGAACCAACCTGCTTTGTTTGCGATGAAAAAATAGAAGGCTTTATATCCTTAACAAGAGGATTTTTACCATCTCACCCAAATTGTTTTGGTAATTTAAATCTAAATTTTGAAAAAATTCAACATCTATTTAAGAAAAAATCTACGATTTTACTAGATGATAGAGAGGTAAACGAGCTTTACAGTATAGTTTTACAAGGTTTTTAG
- a CDS encoding tRNA dihydrouridine synthase produces MIDFSKKPIFLAPLAGFSDLPLRSVVKRFGCDVTVSEMISANALVYEGSDKTLEMLKKSPEETPYIVQIAGSDSEIIKKAVEIINKFDGIDGIDLNCGCPVPKVVKQCAGSALLKDIDNLKKIVETIKKTSNKSMLSVKMRLGFDEKIPEILALAAQDAGADFISIHGRTRAGGYSAEVDYNAIKRAKESVKIPVVANGDIDEKNAAEVFKITGCDAIMIGRASIGKPWIFHEIKTTNKVSSELKKDIILAHFDAMIAHYGTYGVSIFRKHLHQYSKGIDGASSFRDEVNRINDMKLIRDKIEAFFTI; encoded by the coding sequence ATGATAGATTTTAGCAAAAAACCTATTTTTCTTGCACCTTTAGCTGGTTTTTCGGATCTACCTCTAAGAAGCGTAGTCAAGCGTTTTGGATGCGATGTGACGGTTAGCGAGATGATAAGCGCAAACGCACTTGTCTATGAAGGCTCCGATAAAACGCTTGAAATGCTTAAAAAATCCCCGGAAGAGACTCCATATATCGTTCAAATTGCAGGAAGTGATAGCGAAATTATCAAAAAAGCAGTCGAGATTATAAACAAATTTGACGGTATAGACGGCATAGATCTAAATTGTGGCTGTCCTGTTCCAAAAGTAGTTAAGCAATGTGCAGGCTCGGCACTTCTAAAAGATATAGACAATCTCAAAAAAATAGTAGAAACGATAAAAAAGACATCAAACAAAAGCATGCTAAGCGTAAAAATGCGTCTTGGGTTTGACGAGAAGATACCTGAAATTTTAGCTCTCGCCGCACAAGATGCAGGAGCTGATTTTATAAGTATTCACGGAAGAACAAGAGCCGGTGGATACAGTGCAGAAGTTGATTATAATGCTATAAAAAGAGCTAAAGAATCTGTAAAAATCCCAGTAGTTGCAAATGGAGATATAGACGAAAAAAATGCAGCTGAAGTTTTTAAAATAACTGGTTGCGATGCAATTATGATAGGGCGTGCCAGTATAGGCAAGCCATGGATATTTCACGAAATAAAAACTACAAATAAAGTAAGCAGTGAGTTAAAGAAAGATATTATATTGGCTCATTTTGATGCCATGATAGCTCATTATGGCACTTATGGAGTATCTATTTTTAGAAAACATTTGCACCAATACTCTAAAGGAATTGATGGTGCAAGCAGTTTTAGAGACGAAGTTAATAGAATAAATGATATGAAGCTTATTAGAGATAAGATCGAGGCTTTCTTTACAATCTAA
- a CDS encoding LapA family protein: protein MKTRRFIVYSLIYIVLVGIFVYSLDASEHTFNFLEYSLTLPLAAWIVIPIAIFAILSIVHIAYHGFEIYVFKRSIKKDEHLYNELAKEVFLGLDTNKEFKTELYKTPSQITKILSPWKKYNEIAVSNDELDNVVKIVKSVQNGEVMDLKKFKLPKDNKLFIQNELNKLEKIPNYFVEVVKSYQELNDEISKKANEKLIRLGSFTDIKRFGFEKSGEEVIIMIDRFVNDEIDMNSEEIFEILNHHQITKEQYNHSAIVLKDKLTPDTLMGIFERLKSSHQDAEEAYLYVLFELQMIERVREILENSDPYEYQNFRILLYLRENGRMVPANMLFR, encoded by the coding sequence ATGAAAACTAGACGTTTTATAGTTTATAGTTTAATTTATATAGTATTAGTCGGCATTTTTGTATATTCACTAGATGCCTCAGAGCATACTTTTAACTTTCTTGAGTATTCACTTACTCTTCCACTTGCTGCATGGATAGTAATCCCTATTGCTATATTTGCTATACTCTCCATAGTCCATATTGCATATCATGGATTTGAAATATATGTATTTAAACGCTCAATAAAAAAAGACGAGCATCTTTATAACGAGCTAGCAAAAGAAGTTTTTTTAGGTCTTGATACAAACAAAGAGTTTAAAACAGAGCTTTACAAAACACCTTCGCAGATAACTAAAATTTTATCACCTTGGAAAAAATATAACGAAATTGCAGTTAGTAACGATGAGCTAGACAATGTTGTCAAAATTGTAAAAAGCGTGCAAAATGGCGAAGTTATGGATCTGAAGAAATTTAAACTACCAAAAGACAATAAGCTATTTATACAAAATGAGCTAAACAAACTAGAAAAGATACCAAACTACTTCGTTGAAGTAGTAAAAAGCTACCAAGAGTTAAATGATGAAATTTCAAAAAAAGCTAACGAAAAGCTCATCAGGCTTGGCTCTTTTACAGATATTAAAAGATTTGGATTTGAAAAGAGTGGTGAAGAGGTCATAATCATGATAGATCGTTTTGTAAACGATGAAATAGATATGAATAGTGAAGAAATTTTTGAGATTCTAAACCATCACCAAATCACAAAAGAGCAGTATAACCACAGTGCTATAGTTTTAAAAGATAAACTAACCCCAGATACTCTCATGGGGATATTTGAAAGGTTAAAGAGCTCTCATCAAGATGCGGAAGAGGCATATTTGTATGTGCTATTCGAGCTTCAAATGATAGAGCGTGTTCGTGAAATTTTAGAAAATTCAGACCCTTATGAGTATCAAAATTTTAGAATTTTACTCTACCTTAGAGAAAATGGCAGAATGGTACCTGCAAATATGCTTTTTAGATGA
- the dksA gene encoding RNA polymerase-binding protein DksA → MRKSDLELFKSILEERKIQIKKNILDASNELAALRDSGISDEFDIATVNADQLIEQSISAQQRYELAAIDVALSKITNKTYGICEMCEEDIGIPRLKVKPHARYCIVCREIVEKTSKK, encoded by the coding sequence ATGCGCAAAAGCGATCTAGAACTTTTTAAATCTATTTTGGAAGAGAGAAAAATCCAAATAAAGAAAAATATACTTGATGCAAGTAACGAGTTGGCAGCTCTTAGAGATAGCGGCATAAGCGATGAATTTGATATAGCAACTGTAAATGCCGATCAGCTAATAGAACAATCAATAAGTGCACAACAAAGATACGAATTGGCCGCTATAGACGTAGCCCTTAGCAAGATAACCAACAAGACTTACGGAATTTGTGAAATGTGTGAAGAAGATATTGGAATACCAAGACTTAAAGTAAAACCTCATGCAAGATATTGTATAGTTTGTAGAGAGATAGTCGAAAAAACATCTAAAAAATAG
- a CDS encoding 23S rRNA (pseudouridine(1915)-N(3))-methyltransferase RlmH → MEISVFSIQKSKADNFENEIKEYIKMSSKFAKISDITIFNEKIAKAQSAGSESALKSYDDIYEPNLKGFCIALDEKGEKLDSIQFAKILESNSQISFFIGGAYGLSQNFKQKVDKIISLSPLTMAHKIAKLILFEQIFRALCINANHPYHK, encoded by the coding sequence TTGGAAATTTCTGTCTTCTCGATACAAAAATCCAAAGCTGATAACTTTGAAAACGAGATAAAAGAGTATATAAAAATGTCATCAAAATTTGCCAAAATTTCTGATATAACTATATTCAATGAAAAAATCGCCAAAGCTCAAAGTGCCGGAAGCGAATCGGCATTAAAAAGCTATGATGATATTTATGAGCCAAATTTAAAGGGTTTTTGTATAGCACTTGACGAAAAGGGCGAAAAGCTTGATAGTATTCAATTTGCTAAAATTTTAGAAAGCAATTCGCAAATTTCATTTTTTATAGGTGGAGCTTATGGGCTTAGTCAAAATTTCAAACAAAAAGTGGATAAAATTATAAGTCTGAGCCCTCTTACAATGGCTCATAAAATAGCCAAACTAATACTTTTTGAACAAATTTTTAGGGCTCTTTGTATAAATGCAAATCACCCATATCATAAGTAA
- the accD gene encoding acetyl-CoA carboxylase, carboxyltransferase subunit beta, which translates to MGFLDIFSKTRNQSSPSEAPAHWVKCESCHSLMYYKEVEACFNVCPKCGYHMRLKPQRRIELLCDPETFVEFDKNLKPVDPLKFVDKKSYKKRISESEEKTGRSSAVICGEAKIDNMDVQLVVFDFSFMGGSLGSVEGEKIVRAIKRSIDKKHPLIIISASGGARMQESTFSLMQMSKTSAALKLLDEAKVPYISILTDPTMGGVSASFAWLGDIIIAEPGALIGFAGQRVIKQTIGSDLPEGFQRSEFLLEHGLIDAIVERKDHKKFVSDMIRLLSNSKPVKEESAELILQNNDNDEEEE; encoded by the coding sequence ATGGGCTTTTTAGATATTTTTTCAAAAACAAGAAATCAATCATCTCCGAGTGAAGCTCCTGCGCACTGGGTAAAGTGCGAAAGCTGCCACTCATTAATGTATTATAAAGAGGTAGAAGCCTGCTTTAACGTATGCCCGAAATGCGGATACCATATGAGACTCAAACCTCAAAGAAGAATAGAGCTTTTATGCGACCCTGAAACCTTCGTAGAATTTGATAAAAACTTAAAACCTGTAGATCCGCTTAAATTTGTGGATAAAAAATCATACAAAAAGCGTATCAGTGAGAGCGAAGAGAAAACTGGAAGAAGCAGTGCCGTAATATGCGGCGAAGCAAAAATAGACAATATGGACGTACAGCTTGTGGTCTTTGACTTTAGTTTCATGGGTGGAAGCCTAGGCTCAGTAGAAGGTGAAAAGATAGTTAGAGCTATCAAAAGATCCATAGACAAAAAACACCCGCTTATAATAATCTCGGCATCAGGCGGAGCAAGAATGCAAGAAAGCACATTTTCTTTAATGCAGATGTCAAAGACTTCCGCAGCACTAAAACTGCTTGATGAGGCTAAGGTACCCTATATATCGATACTAACAGATCCTACAATGGGTGGAGTTAGTGCTAGTTTTGCTTGGCTTGGAGATATTATCATAGCAGAACCTGGCGCACTTATAGGATTTGCTGGGCAAAGAGTTATCAAGCAAACTATAGGCTCAGATCTTCCGGAAGGATTTCAAAGATCTGAATTTTTGCTTGAACACGGACTGATAGACGCTATAGTTGAAAGAAAAGATCATAAAAAATTTGTAAGTGATATGATAAGGCTTCTATCGAATTCTAAGCCTGTAAAAGAAGAGAGTGCCGAGCTTATTTTGCAAAACAATGATAATGATGAAGAGGAAGAGTAG
- the rimP gene encoding ribosome maturation factor RimP — MQNLEKLIKECGVELYDTELANENGKTIYRIYITKKDGVNLDDCEKVSRLLSPIFDVEPPVNGDYTLEVSSPGLERKLETIAHFSSSIGELVKITASIDGGNQKLKGKILAVNDDEIDLEVDNKPIKIKISDIKKAKTYIEW, encoded by the coding sequence ATGCAAAATCTTGAAAAACTAATTAAAGAGTGCGGGGTAGAGCTTTATGATACCGAACTAGCCAATGAAAACGGCAAAACTATTTACAGAATTTATATTACTAAAAAAGATGGAGTAAATTTAGACGACTGTGAAAAAGTATCAAGATTACTTTCACCTATCTTTGATGTAGAACCACCTGTTAATGGTGACTATACTCTTGAAGTTAGCAGTCCCGGACTTGAAAGAAAGCTCGAAACAATCGCTCATTTTAGCTCAAGCATAGGAGAGCTTGTAAAAATTACAGCCTCAATCGATGGAGGAAATCAAAAACTAAAAGGTAAAATTTTAGCCGTAAATGACGATGAAATAGATCTTGAAGTAGACAATAAACCTATCAAAATAAAAATTTCAGACATCAAAAAAGCAAAAACATACATAGAGTGGTAA
- the rbfA gene encoding 30S ribosome-binding factor RbfA: MNSAEIKRLRTESVLKELIPEALATLEDEFLRGLCVTDVECKKGRYDAFVYLDKMAFDDKEQAYVLSHLKRISKYLQNHCMEAEGWYRCPNFHFKFDDRLEYQNHMDSLFDKISKDLDKNAKS, from the coding sequence ATGAATTCAGCCGAAATTAAAAGACTAAGAACCGAAAGTGTGTTGAAAGAGCTTATTCCTGAAGCTCTTGCGACTTTAGAGGATGAGTTTTTAAGAGGTCTTTGCGTAACTGATGTAGAGTGCAAAAAAGGTAGATATGACGCCTTTGTATATCTTGATAAGATGGCGTTTGACGACAAAGAACAAGCCTATGTATTAAGTCACTTAAAACGCATATCAAAATATCTACAAAACCACTGCATGGAAGCTGAAGGTTGGTATAGATGCCCGAATTTTCACTTCAAATTTGATGATAGGCTAGAGTATCAAAATCATATGGATAGTTTGTTTGATAAAATTTCAAAGGATTTAGATAAAAATGCAAAATCTTGA
- the infB gene encoding translation initiation factor IF-2 produces MGTVRISEIANELGYPSKEIVEKANELGLKVKTHSSGVTPEEAEALYTYVQTGEIPESFKKKPEKKKSEPKKSAPKQTKEQKENKDTKKESSKTTKKDDKVAEKTLKTRQASTKQPKEKVEIPEIKSEIETKENTRQKEDKQPEKPVIVEKKLELKESLADVSLQKRRGLMIVKKKKEESATTPRPIKQAEKTENEPIRNLESMFSFNNAESTLKKKKKEKKPVIATKKDGIQKVDLLSDRDLADIVLEDEDVVVLPDFSVRTPAPQPTQKTKQTNIYKPSLNNSIGSFLEQGISRRSRKKHKKVSKDSNNSETITSIEIPKEIRVYEFAEKLNKQPSEIISKLFMLGMMTTKNDFLDEDSIEILADEFGVEINIVDIQEAFDYVKAYDEQNGEENLTQRAPVITIMGHVDHGKTSLLDYIRNSRVASGEAGGITQHVGAYMVNKNNRNITFIDTPGHEAFTAMRARGAGVTDIVIIVVAADDGVKPQTKEAISHAKAANVPIIIAINKMDKEAANPDKVKSELADLDILSTEWGGAYEFVPISAKTGMGIEDLLEIVLLQADILELKANAKANAKATIIESSQQKGRGPVATIIVENGTLKVGDTVVAGVSYGKIRSITDDKANVLKEIKPGECGVIMGLSEIPEAGETLISVKTDKEAREYAQKKAEYLRQKELSKTTKVSLEELSEKIAEGELKSLPVIVKADVGGSLEAIKSSLEKLRNDEIKVNIIHSGVGGITQSDVALAKASENSVILGFNIRPTGEIKEKAKESGIEIKTYNVIYNLLDDVKVLLSGLMSPILREEHLGQAQVRQVINVPKIGAIAGCMVTEGSINRGAKIRLIRNGIVVHEGTVSSLKRFKDDVREVAKGYECGVGIDGYNDIREGDYIESFKEIEEQATL; encoded by the coding sequence ATGGGGACTGTTCGTATTTCAGAGATAGCAAATGAGCTAGGTTATCCTAGCAAAGAAATTGTAGAAAAGGCTAATGAGCTAGGGTTAAAAGTAAAAACACACTCCAGCGGAGTTACGCCTGAAGAGGCCGAGGCGCTATATACATATGTGCAGACAGGAGAAATTCCGGAAAGTTTTAAGAAAAAGCCTGAAAAGAAAAAATCCGAGCCTAAAAAATCAGCCCCAAAACAGACAAAAGAGCAAAAAGAGAACAAAGATACTAAAAAAGAGTCTTCTAAAACCACCAAAAAAGATGATAAGGTAGCAGAAAAAACTCTTAAAACAAGGCAAGCTTCAACAAAACAACCTAAAGAAAAAGTAGAAATTCCTGAAATAAAATCTGAAATAGAAACAAAAGAAAATACAAGACAAAAAGAGGATAAGCAACCTGAAAAACCTGTCATAGTTGAAAAAAAACTTGAATTAAAAGAGAGCCTAGCTGACGTAAGTCTTCAAAAAAGAAGAGGACTTATGATAGTTAAGAAAAAAAAAGAAGAGTCTGCGACTACTCCAAGACCTATAAAACAAGCAGAAAAAACCGAAAACGAGCCTATTAGAAATTTAGAGAGTATGTTCTCATTTAATAACGCAGAATCTACGCTTAAAAAGAAAAAAAAAGAGAAAAAACCTGTAATTGCAACTAAAAAAGATGGGATCCAAAAAGTCGATCTCTTAAGTGATAGAGATCTAGCCGATATAGTTTTAGAAGATGAGGATGTAGTGGTTCTGCCTGATTTTTCAGTAAGAACGCCTGCTCCACAGCCGACTCAAAAAACTAAACAGACAAATATATATAAGCCGTCTTTAAATAACTCGATAGGATCTTTTTTAGAGCAAGGCATAAGCAGGCGCTCGAGAAAAAAACATAAAAAAGTTTCAAAAGACTCAAATAACAGCGAGACAATAACATCTATTGAGATCCCAAAAGAGATACGTGTATATGAATTTGCTGAGAAGTTAAATAAACAGCCTAGTGAGATTATTAGCAAACTGTTTATGCTAGGTATGATGACTACTAAAAACGACTTTTTAGACGAGGATTCGATAGAAATTCTAGCCGATGAATTTGGAGTGGAAATAAATATTGTAGATATTCAAGAGGCGTTTGACTACGTAAAGGCATACGATGAGCAAAACGGGGAAGAAAATTTAACTCAAAGAGCTCCTGTTATAACGATAATGGGTCACGTTGATCACGGTAAAACATCTTTGCTTGACTATATAAGAAACTCACGCGTAGCATCCGGAGAAGCTGGCGGTATAACCCAGCACGTAGGCGCATATATGGTTAACAAAAATAATCGAAACATAACATTTATAGACACTCCTGGCCACGAGGCCTTTACTGCCATGAGAGCTAGAGGGGCAGGAGTAACAGATATAGTTATAATAGTCGTTGCTGCCGACGATGGAGTAAAACCACAGACAAAAGAGGCCATTAGTCATGCTAAGGCTGCAAATGTACCTATTATAATAGCTATCAATAAGATGGATAAAGAGGCAGCAAATCCGGACAAAGTAAAAAGCGAACTCGCAGATCTTGACATACTATCTACCGAATGGGGCGGAGCATATGAATTTGTTCCTATTTCAGCAAAAACAGGAATGGGTATAGAAGACCTATTGGAGATAGTGCTTCTGCAAGCAGACATTCTGGAACTTAAGGCAAATGCGAAAGCAAATGCGAAAGCTACCATAATAGAAAGCTCGCAACAAAAAGGCAGGGGACCTGTTGCAACCATAATCGTAGAAAACGGTACTTTAAAAGTTGGAGATACTGTAGTGGCAGGAGTGTCCTACGGTAAAATAAGAAGTATAACAGACGATAAAGCCAATGTTTTAAAAGAGATAAAGCCCGGTGAATGTGGCGTAATAATGGGTTTAAGTGAAATTCCTGAGGCGGGAGAGACTCTAATAAGTGTTAAAACAGACAAAGAGGCTCGCGAATATGCTCAGAAAAAGGCAGAATACCTACGTCAAAAAGAGCTTAGTAAGACTACAAAAGTAAGCCTTGAAGAGCTTAGTGAAAAGATTGCGGAAGGTGAGCTAAAATCACTGCCTGTTATTGTAAAAGCAGATGTTGGCGGATCATTGGAAGCTATAAAATCAAGTCTTGAAAAACTAAGAAATGATGAGATTAAGGTAAATATTATACACTCTGGAGTAGGCGGAATAACTCAAAGCGACGTAGCTTTAGCAAAAGCCAGTGAAAATAGTGTAATCTTAGGATTTAACATACGTCCAACCGGAGAGATAAAAGAAAAAGCGAAAGAAAGCGGAATAGAGATTAAAACATATAATGTAATCTATAACCTTCTAGATGATGTTAAAGTGCTACTGAGCGGATTAATGTCACCTATATTACGAGAAGAGCACTTAGGACAAGCTCAAGTTCGCCAAGTAATAAATGTGCCAAAAATAGGTGCTATAGCTGGATGTATGGTAACAGAAGGCAGTATAAACAGAGGAGCAAAAATAAGGCTCATTAGAAATGGTATAGTAGTTCATGAAGGTACGGTAAGCTCACTAAAACGCTTTAAAGACGACGTTCGCGAGGTGGCAAAAGGCTATGAGTGCGGGGTGGGTATAGATGGGTATAATGATATAAGAGAGGGTGATTATATAGAAAGCTTTAAAGAGATTGAGGAGCAAGCAACTCTATGA
- the thrB gene encoding homoserine kinase codes for MTISVPATSANLGPGFDTLGLALSLYNEIDIKRANFSSISIIGEGAENIKLKKNNLFLSIFNEIYYELTGKKDSFRMVFKNHIPFSRGLGSSSAVITSAIASAYAMAEFKIDKNVVLNRSLVYENHPDNISPAVLGGFVTSVVHNNQVNSIKKAIGDDIKAVVVIPDKPMSTKESRTKLPKHYSMSECVSNLSHSAFLTACFLEEKYDLLKIASKDMMHEELRMQTLPELFDVRKTAYENGALMSTLSGSGSTFLNITYKSDAANLQERLKDKFKNFRVEILSFDNNGFIISKS; via the coding sequence TTGACTATCAGTGTTCCTGCAACAAGTGCAAATTTAGGTCCTGGCTTTGATACCTTAGGACTTGCTTTGAGTTTATATAACGAAATTGATATAAAAAGAGCAAATTTTTCATCAATATCCATAATAGGCGAAGGCGCAGAAAATATAAAACTCAAAAAAAATAATCTTTTTCTATCAATTTTTAATGAGATTTATTATGAACTAACAGGCAAAAAAGATAGTTTTAGAATGGTTTTTAAAAATCATATTCCATTTTCTCGTGGTCTTGGGAGCTCATCTGCAGTTATTACCTCTGCGATTGCTTCGGCTTATGCTATGGCTGAGTTTAAGATCGATAAAAACGTAGTATTAAATAGATCCTTAGTATATGAAAATCATCCTGACAATATCTCTCCAGCAGTTCTTGGAGGCTTTGTAACCTCTGTAGTGCATAATAATCAGGTAAATTCCATTAAAAAAGCCATAGGAGACGATATTAAAGCCGTGGTGGTTATTCCAGATAAGCCAATGAGCACAAAAGAGTCTCGCACAAAACTGCCCAAACACTACTCAATGAGTGAATGCGTGAGTAATCTATCTCATTCGGCATTTTTAACAGCCTGTTTCTTAGAAGAAAAATACGATCTTTTAAAAATAGCATCAAAAGATATGATGCATGAAGAACTTAGAATGCAAACTCTTCCTGAGCTCTTTGATGTTCGTAAAACGGCTTATGAAAACGGGGCTTTGATGAGCACACTATCTGGAAGTGGTTCGACATTTTTAAATATAACTTATAAATCAGATGCCGCTAATCTACAAGAGAGACTAAAAGATAAATTTAAAAATTTTAGAGTTGAAATTTTATCATTTGATAATAACGGATTTATCATCTCAAAAAGCTAA
- a CDS encoding glycoprotease, translated as MPKGICIKNIQILVIALTSPLLFGIYDEKGEFIQEIQSDKKSDEALIEIIDEILNKNRYKISKIIYANGPGSFMGIKVSYIILKTLSIIKECEFYAVSGFELNDNAPIRANKALSFVKFQDEIKLEKTETGNFKLPSNLDVLNLNFDTLPNYIIQAV; from the coding sequence ATACCAAAAGGTATTTGCATAAAAAATATCCAAATTTTAGTCATAGCGCTCACTTCTCCACTTTTATTTGGTATATATGATGAAAAAGGTGAGTTTATACAAGAGATACAAAGTGATAAAAAATCCGATGAGGCTTTAATAGAAATAATAGATGAAATTTTAAATAAAAACAGATATAAAATTTCAAAAATAATATATGCAAATGGCCCCGGAAGCTTTATGGGTATAAAAGTTTCATATATAATTTTAAAGACATTAAGCATCATAAAAGAGTGTGAGTTTTACGCAGTAAGCGGTTTTGAACTAAATGACAATGCACCTATACGTGCAAATAAGGCTCTAAGTTTTGTTAAATTTCAAGACGAGATTAAGTTGGAAAAAACTGAAACAGGAAATTTCAAACTGCCATCAAATTTAGATGTTTTAAATTTAAATTTTGATACTCTACCAAACTATATTATCCAAGCGGTTTAG